In Lactococcus protaetiae, the genomic window CTAACATGACTTACGATGGTCAAAAACAAACGATGCAATATACAGTAGGTTGGGGCGAATATAAAAATACAAAAGTTACAAGTCTTGCTAATGACTGGATTAAATATGTTACAGGTAAAGATGGAATGACAACTTGGACATCTGGTGTTGGAACCCTTGCGACTCGTGCGGATGTCAATGATAGTTCAGAATTTATCAAAGAAAACCCACTTCTGAAAGTTCACTCTGACGAGTTGAGCTATGCTCAACCGTGGCAAGATGGTGTGAACCTGACAACAGTTGTAACTTCTTATGACAACTTTATCACTAATGCTTTCAAGAAAGATGCAACACCAGCACAACTTAAATCAGCGTTGAAACAAGCTGACCAAGATGCAAATAGTAAGTTGAGTAAATAAGCGGCTCAGAGATTCGCTTTGATAAAAAATTACTGACAGACCGCATCATCAAGTCTGTCAGTAAAATTTTTATCTTAGTAAAAGCGATTTACACAAATGAAGTTAAGACTTATTCAGTGGGAGTTTCGTAAAACATTTGTCCATTTTCTCTAGTCGCTGAAGCGACTGATAAAAGGGCAACTCACCACTGAATTTAGTCGGACGAAATTCAAAGTTAGTGCTGCTTCATCCCCCACCTAAGAGGTAGGGGTGTTAGCACGCACTTACTTCGATAAAAAGGAGTTTTCTATGGAAATGAAACCGTCCAAACCTAGACGCAGTAAAAGAGCGTTTGGCGAGATGATTCAAGGTTATGGCTTTCTTGCTCCCGCTTTGGTTATCATTTTGATTTTCTTTGTACTTTCAATCCTATTTGCAGTGTATCTGAGTTTTAACAATGTTGATTTAATTTCTCACACTTACACATGGAATAATTTTAAAAACTGGGCAAATTTGCTCACTGATAAGCAGTTGATTCGTGCACTTCAAAATACAAGCTTTTTTGCTTTGATTGTGGTTCCAGTACAGACTTTTATCGCATTGGTCATTGCTTATATTCTTGCCAATAAGTCTATTCATGGTAAAAAGATTTTCCGATTGGTTTATTTCTTACCTACATTGACAAGCTCTGCCGCATTAACAATGATTTTCATGTTTTTGTTTAACTTAAATGGTCCCGTTAATGGTGTACTGGAAAGTTTGCATTGGATTAATCAACCGATTAACTTTATTAATGATACACATTGGACATTGAAGATTATCATGGTGATG contains:
- a CDS encoding carbohydrate ABC transporter permease, coding for MKPSKPRRSKRAFGEMIQGYGFLAPALVIILIFFVLSILFAVYLSFNNVDLISHTYTWNNFKNWANLLTDKQLIRALQNTSFFALIVVPVQTFIALVIAYILANKSIHGKKIFRLVYFLPTLTSSAALTMIFMFLFNLNGPVNGVLESLHWINQPINFINDTHWTLKIIMVMNIWSTVPYFMTIYLASLVDLPDSMYEAAEIDGANVIDKLRYITIPYLRPITTFVLLTGIIGTFQMFDQAYIFSGGTGGPANSTLTVSLLIFQYAFGTNNQMGYAAVLAILLAVIIFIVTRIAEKLNGGNGIR